DNA from Neodiprion fabricii isolate iyNeoFabr1 unplaced genomic scaffold, iyNeoFabr1.1 ptg000066c, whole genome shotgun sequence:
ATATGGGATTGCTGATAGAAGGTTAGTAATTACAGTAGCTCCTCAAAAAGATATTTGTCCTCAAGGTAAAACATACCCTAAGAATGCGGCTGCTatagttaataataatattgttgttCCTGTAATTCAAGTCGGTTTAAAGTTAAATGATCCAAAAAATATTCCTCGTccaatatgtaaatatatacagataaaaaatatggaaGCACCATTTGcatgtaaatttttgattattcaacCATTATTAATATCTCggtaaatatgaataattctatcaaatgctatttgaatatttggtgtataatgtatagCTAAAAAAATACCTGTAATTAATTGGGTTACTAAACATAATCCCAATAATGAACCAAAATTTCATATTGTTGTAATATTTGATGGTGTTGGTAAATCTACTAATGATccatttatgatttttaataaaatattttttaaacgtaaaGGTAACATTAAAAAGTTTTCCGTAAAGATCCTAAATTgatattagaaatttttacaacaataattagtgtaataaataaataatttattattataaatgaaataataaaatttggtttattaaataatttgtttaatgatattttagttattatatttttatttagttCAATATGAGATAATTTTATTGTATCttcaaatgtaaaatttattttattataattaattattaataagaatattaaaataattatgataatgtTTACTATTATTCActtattaaaaagaaattttacgtTTGAGATTAATCttgatacataaataaaaataattaataatcttcctaaaaaaattaaaaaaattatatatgagtatcaaaatcttatatttaatattcctGATGTTACAGAAATTAAAGATGTTTGGATTAGTAAAATTAATCCCATTGTAAATGGGGTTTttgttaaatatattattatagtattaattaatataagtagtatgaaaatttttgtaattaattaattaaaat
Protein-coding regions in this window:
- the LOC124187446 gene encoding LOW QUALITY PROTEIN: cytochrome b-like (The sequence of the model RefSeq protein was modified relative to this genomic sequence to represent the inferred CDS: substituted 7 bases at 7 genomic stop codons), which produces MLPLRLKNILLKIINGSLVDLPTPSNITTIXNFGSLLGLCLVTQLITGIFLAIHYTPNIQIAFDRIIHIYRDINNGXIIKNLHANGASIFFICIYLHIGRGIFFGSFNFKPTXITGTTILLLTIAAAFLGYVLPXGQISFXGATVITNLLSAIPYLGEFLVQXLXGGFSINNATLTRFFTLHFIIPFIIVIITIIHLIFLHNTGSRNPLGTNSDIDKLPFQPYFLLKDIVGFILIYFILIYIILINPNILGDPDNFTPANPIITPPHIKPE